The Carassius carassius chromosome 5, fCarCar2.1, whole genome shotgun sequence DNA window CTGCAGTCACAAATTTTGTCCCTTAAAACTTGTCTTCGATAATCAAAGTTAtgacttttgcgttactttttgaATATGGGCTaagcttgcttgtttgtttttaatataaaaagttaaatttttagcAAATGtgaaagccctttcacaccataAAGTCCAAGGAATAAGCCTCGGCCTGAGGAAAAGTAAATCCATGTCTGTACTGTAGAATGCAGAAGTTGTTTCAACACACTTtagcaatataaataaaaaaaacaaggtcagcagcaaagacagtggttaataaaatgggattaaatacataaaagataTTGGTGTTAACATTTCATTTTTGATAGTTTTGCATCATActcgttacttgtaatgcattccCCGCGACAATGATTGTAACTTTACGTCATAGAGGAGAGGTGGATctataaatatgcaaaatatttccATCTCCATTCCACATACCTaacatattttccggactataagtcatacttttttcatagtttggctggtcctgcgacttatagtcaggtgcaacttatttatcaaaattaatttgacatgaacgagaaaacattaccatctacagccgtgagagggcgctctatgctgctcagtgctcctgtagtctaccataGCATAGCGACTTGtgtcctcgtcatgacgtatttttggactgatactacttatactcaggtgcgacttatagtccgaaaaatacggtacttaatTTTCCCTTAGTTAGCAAAAGTTAATGCTGTGGTATACGTTACACAGTGGCAATCTTGGATTAATGGTTATCGCTGTCGTTCATTGCAGTTTTTAGAATTAATACATCAATGTATTTATAGCCTAGAAATTGCTCTCCCCTAATAATCACAGAAAGGTTGTCACTGGTTTTACTTCATTCTGAACCTCACAACGTTCCATTGTAATCAGTAAAGCTCTACACTGTACATTATTTACATTGTGTCTGCACCTTGTTTGTTAGACTTACATTTGTTTGTGCCGACCACAAACTGAATTCTACATCAACGTCACAAGTTATGTTGCCTTCTGCTTCACTCTGTATTTTCCCATTGCTCCATGTTTCTTAGTTGTTCTCTGACATGTAAAAACAAAGCAGTCCTgcccccaaatatatatataaatatgtaaggtTGTTGTCGTCAGAGATAGTACTGATTTTCATTCTTGTTATCTCAGGTTGCAGACATAAAGCGGGCCAACAACCTTCTAACTGAACAGGACTTTTTTGCACTGCGTTCCATAAGGATCCCTGTGAGAAAGTTCAGCTCATTCACAGAAACTCACAACACCACTCCCCACAAAAGCAGCTCACCAGGCTGTACTCGTAGAATCTCAGAGATCCTGATTTCTGGAGCTTCCTTAGATTCcacatcctcttcctcatctgtGGACAGTGTGGAGTGCTTCCTGCAGGAGAAGGACAAGGACATTCAACTTCTCGTCAAGTCATCTGACCCTTCCAGGAGCGGCCTGAACGAGGTTGTGTCCTTGCTGGAGCATCCGCTTTTGGGAGATCCTGAGCGTAGACCAGCCCAAAAGAAAGACCCATACTATGGTGCTGACTGGGGAATGAGATGGTGGACCGCAGTTGCCATCATGTTGGTCGTGGGCATAGTTACACCTGTTTTTTACCTGTTATACTATGAAGTTTTGATGAAAGCAGATGTTAGCCACCATACTACCATTGACTCTATCAGGCCCGGACCAACACAGGCAGCTGCTGCTGAGCCTCATGGGTTAGCACGGACCAGTGCTGCCTCTCACCTACAGCCTGCTCCTAAACCGCAACATTTTGTTAAGCATGAAGAGGAAACCTAAAGGAGCACTTAAATCACCAGGAATTGATTTGGAGACATTAATTGACAGTATAAGCGGAACcacattttaagttaaattaactGAAATGCGTGAGAGAATCGAGTAATCATGAAATGATTCCAGTCCTGTCAGCAATTGTCCTTGATGCATTTTGCAGTTGATtgctggttttgttttgtgtgtgtcccTCATGAGCCAGTGTATCTCTGTTCCTCTATTAAGTTCGTAGTTTGCATCAATGGCAAACAGCTGATATGTTGTGTAGGATATTTGCTGCCACTGTCTGGTTGTCAGGGAAATAAACATGgtaatttattttagaaaatgtagaaTCCAGATTCAGTATTGCAACTAatggtatacaaattttttttttttttactttgcttgtgaaaaagaaaaaaaacttaatggAACCATAATGGattcctgttttttttcttctagcaAGAGTACAGGGATGATTTGTAAAAGATTCTCAGACATGTTAGATTCCATTGAAGTAGCAGAGATGTAAGCATTTCTATGAAACATGGAGTACACTAATGACATTTGAACAGTATGTGCCTTCATCCTGTAGTTGCAGGTTGAAAATAAAGGAATTATATTTTAGTATCAGAATCTCCTCATTTTTAAGCTTTGAATTATAATCATTTATCTTAAATTATACCATAATAGAAAATAATCTATATAATTAATCTGAATCTTATTTTTATACCTGATAAATCTAGTGCCTTTATATAGTACATACCTATTGATACATAATTCTTCTGCACGCtatgatttaatgttttttttttaaattgagggTATTTTTTTGCTAGTAAGTGGCTTCATCCATGTTGTCATCGCTTCCTCCCCCGTAATCATCGCCATCTTCAAAGTAGCTTGCTATGTAGTCATTTTCCTATGGGGAGAAATAAAATTATCATGCATTGAGCGCTTTAAGTGCTCATGAATTCTAAGTACATATGTTATTGATTATTCAAACATGACTGTCATGTACTAAAATACTCTGTGCTGTCAAATCAGTTGCTTTTAGCTTTGCACAGACATTTAGTTTTAAACATTCACTATTTAAAGGGGTCcttggatgcccattttccacaagctgatatgattctttagggtcttaatgaaaagtctgtaacacaGTTTGGATAAAATTTCTCAGtagtagtgtaaaacaacaccattTATAAAGTCATAAACAGCTCAGTCTACTGTACGCCGTTTTATTGCATtccactttaaatgcaaatgagctctgctgaccccgccacTCTCAGAGAGATGGTTTACTTTAGCTGCAGTCATCATAAAACTCCCTAATTcgcacattattaggaaaagtgatttgcaaagatgcattaaaaataaaaaaaaccttacacaCAAACATAGACAAATCTAGGTAGATCGGGGGTGCATTCgcttcagaaacaaatgtaatccactgcaGCTTCAGCGGCTctgatgtcgggagtaaatgtatatatatatagatttttttcagcctggttctcataagagaacctgtagatttggtttggtcctcacactgcatatagcgtgaaccattaaatataactatataaaaaatgaattaatagttatattattgcactttattttatttttttaaataaaataatagtaaataaactaaattgtgtgataatattaaaaataaaaggcagtcctagtattaaataaatacattcattttatagtaaatttaaaaataaaatgcttatatttactactactactttctttgtttgcttctttaagaagaatcgctttatgtattgcCCCATTTTAAGTCGCTTTGATTTGCTGatttaaacttaaaatcagcaggcttttattttggcaggttgccggcaagtaagtatCCGCACAtccggatttagcgctgctgctgattaaagagctcagtggatgaatgtcacagttttgcattgtgctttgaaaacggcatggcatagcctagatttatgctttcaggttgaaaataaaacttacatagtacagtttgtgatctaaaatggtaattgtttaTTAACAGCTGTCAgccatgtcggtacgcaaatgcgctgtcagaacatatttatataacgcattttttattttggtcgcgcatgcggaccacttatgtgcacccccgTATATATGGCGGACTGATGaaagctcactcagggcgggtccaAGGTAAGATGCTAGTCCAGTCTGCTGAAACGCCACTGTcaagttaacaatggctctgtgtagtaaaggctACTCTGTAAATCACGCAcatgatggaatttaccgctgattagagaccTGGCTACTGACCAGATGCACATCAATTATTGGCCGATATATATTGTGCACCCCTAATttaacaagattaaaaaaaaacaaaaaacaaaaacacgctGGTTAGATTTTGAGCATTATAGGGTGAATGTGTACACACAATgcaaacacacatttcagttcaagcatcttgtaaaagtgcatgtcgcatccgatgacccctttaagtgttATAGTTAGATTAaagtttcaattaaaaatatacatttctgttAAATTTTCACGTACAACATGTGACAGATGCATTTGAGGAAGAATGGTTAAATCTTAAAAACCTTTTACCTCTTCAATCTCGTCATCATATTCTCCTTCAATTTCTTCTTCTTCCCCTCCTTCCTCATCTTCCTTCTTCCCTCCCTCTGCTTCATCCTCCTCATCTGATTTTACATCTCCCTTCTTTTCAAGTTCCTGAAAAACAAGCGCAAATGAGACAACAGCACAAtccaaaaatatgtataaatgcaGTTAATTTATTAAGATTAGTATGTGATGACCTACAACATGAACGTACATCAAGTTTATTCAACACTTCCACCTTGTCCTTACTTGAGATCTTTGTATTTTTcgtagtatctgtaaatatttaaatcatttacagGTTTTTCAAAAATGCTGTTTGTTTAGTGATGGGTTTCTGAATTTTTGAAATGAcctcttttctttttaataatcttCTTTTGTGGCTTCAGCTCCTTTGGAAGACGGTTCCAATCTACAAAAGGAAGTTTATCATTTGTCTGAAATTagccaatttaaataataaatcacaagTTATTCCTGTATTACCTGGTGTCCAGTTATCATCTTCAATTCTTTTAATTTCTCTTGTGTATTTCTCCTTATACCTCTCCACATCTGTGAATTATACTGGTGAGCACATTggcaaacacttaaaaaaaaaaaaaaaaaaaaaaaagatcacttctAAATCTGACTTttcgtattttattttagattagattaggttCAACTTTagtgtcattatgcagagtacaagtacagagctaatgaaatgcagttagcatctaaccagaagtgcaagaatatagtgttttatatacatagtagtgcagagtaagtgaagctatgatttacagaatgtacagtggagttgctatatacagtattaagcagagtatgtacagaatataaataagaatgcaatgtaggataataatatatacacattatgaacagcagcatgtAGGGttttatgtacattatgaacagcagcactaataaatacagttggttgAGTGTACAATAGGATTGTACACTCAACCAACTATAtgtaacattgtaaaaaataataaaacaatcaaataacAAAAAGTCACAACTATTTTCAAGATTATACTTTCCCTAATCAGTTAAACTATTTCACTTAAACTTCGTTAAATAGATTTAATGTCTTCAGGCCACTGTTAAAACACAACATTGCCCAGTCAGTGCTCTCACTCATAGTCATCCACTTTTACAATATGATTATCTCAGAAATACTAACACCCCAAGTATGAAGCAATAGGTATTATGTGTTACCAAAATTAAATAAAGGCTACTACTTACCTCCCTTTCCTGCATGGGGTTTTATGTTAAATGGGAGATCTTTCATTCGTCCTCTCATCTCTTGTTTCAAAGCTCTCATATAATCTTCATCCTCTCCAGCTTTCAACGGCACTGGTTTATATTCAATTTGCTGAAAAGGAGCGCAGAATTATATCCCAGATGATGTGGTGCATAGGCTAGGAAGAAGACAACTCACTGGGAAGAGTGGAGTTGGCCCTCTCTGGGTTTCTGGCATGGACCCTCTGGAGAGACCCAGGGCCTCGATGTTGAAAGTGAATGCTGCTATTCCTCTGCCTTTTCCAGCCATTTTGGTCAGTCAAATATTCCTTATATTTCCTGTGTGATCCAATTGCTGATAAAATATCAACTGGCCAAAGTATAAAAATATTGAAGTTGTTTTTGAACATAATTACTTGTGGCGTTGTAAACGCATTGTGTCGTGGTAAATCACGTGACGTGCGAgcaccagtgtttttttttttggcgtcaCGTTTCGTTAAACCTAAAACGCgccatttattaattaaatgccaTTGCTAATGATATTTAGCgatgactcacatttcactgctggttatttatgctatatataattttgtatgtgacgaataaaaatcttgaatcttgatttGGTAATAGACTTCGCTGGAGGAAGATTATCTTTGGACAATTAACGTTACTTCAAAATCTCAACTTTATTATGTTGCTTCATAAGACGCAAAATAATTTCGTATGGATTATTTTTTGGAAATGAGGATCCACTGCGTTCAAAACATGTAAGTTACGTTAcgtgggtgagtaaataatggcaacATCCAATATTTCTTTAAAACTGTACCATTAAGGCAGCTGGACGCATTGGAGCAACAGTTATTTAAGGTGCAATTGCTTACCTTGTTCTGTCACGGCTTTTGAACGAATATAATGAGTAACGTTACCTGTATGCAATTagaattaaataggattttagaTGATTAATATGCATGACTTGGGTGGTGCCTATTGCCGCATTGACCAATAGTATTTCGACTCTCCAGCACGTCATGTCGTTACTCTCGATGACGTGCTGCGCTTGCCGAACAGGGTGTCAGCGACTACAGCAGCTAGGATTTGAAACCAAAATTTTAGGTTAACAGCCATGTATTTAATCTTTTATGCAATAATAACCTCTTGAATGTGTTAGAGATGCCTGCGACTGACTGGTACGCGCATAAGTCGCTGGAAAATGGCGTGTTTTGGATCCAGGAGCGGTTTTATGAATCGGGGAACAGGGCGAATATCTGGCTCATACGCGGGTCCCATCAGGACGTGGTTATAGATACCGGACTGGGTTTACGGAGTCTGCCCGAATACATCAATAGTAAAGGGCTGCTAGGGGACGATTCAAAGCGCAAGAACCCGCTTTTAGCCATTGGCACGcatgtgcattttgatcattcGGGTGGGCTGCATCAGTTTCAACAGGTGGGCGTGCACAAGGCGGAGGTGGATGCTCTGGCTAACGGGGACAACTTTGAGACAGTGACATGGTTATCTGACCGCGAGATCGTGGAGGATCCATCGCCTGGATGGCGAGCAAGACAGTACAGAGTCAAGGCGGTCACACCAACACATATATTACAAGAAGGTGGGCTATTATACTGTTTGCATGACTATAATATCATTTTAATGCATAcaacactaagtatgtgtgtgtgtgtgtacactattGAAACACTATTGCATAAATTACTCCAGAATACCGATGCATACTGAATTGCATGACTTCATTCTGGACAGCCTTGCATAATATATTTGAAGAGCTCTTGAAAAAGATCGAAACAAATCAGATCATGATTGACTCACCAGAGGCATGTCAGTGGTTAGTGAAAAGCAAGCCCACTGTCTAATATGGCTTCATTTCCTTGATGGTAAAAACACCATTATAGTGGACCATTGGCAGAAACTCAGCAGAATAAGATTACATCATACATTAGGCCTTTTTTTCATGTCAGTGCATCTCCAGATGTTAAGGTGACACACAGAATGTCTATAGTGTGTATTGTGTTGTATTGtacatgtttaaattaaaaattaaattaaatttatgcatttagcagacgcttttatccaaagcgacttacagtgcattcaggctataatttttttttttaagtatatatagttaaatttaaataGAGTTAAAAATGGATGCTTAGCTGAAAACATTTAATCAGTAAGAAAGTAGTCTTTGTGAATGcagtcaaaataaattattatatctgGATTCTTATCCAGTAATTGACTGTAAAAGTCATGGAAATCTATTGTGGAAAAGGTGTGTGTACTCTGAATTATTACTGTGCCTTTAACCCTTCTTGTACATTTTTGTGGATGTTTAAAGGCATAGCCTGGACAGATGTAATCATTGTCAGCTTATATCCAGCAAACACACATATTTGCTTTTGAAAGTATGATTAAAACCTTTTACGTC harbors:
- the lysmd3 gene encoding lysM and putative peptidoglycan-binding domain-containing protein 3; the encoded protein is MTGRNQHNGFQFATTVQPPTGGHMSAFGHNSETDFSEEDGETFELRSRGRERHHRSTSTDRKDDIVYLIRDIKEGDTLISISLQYFCTVADIKRANNLLTEQDFFALRSIRIPVRKFSSFTETHNTTPHKSSSPGCTRRISEILISGASLDSTSSSSSVDSVECFLQEKDKDIQLLVKSSDPSRSGLNEVVSLLEHPLLGDPERRPAQKKDPYYGADWGMRWWTAVAIMLVVGIVTPVFYLLYYEVLMKADVSHHTTIDSIRPGPTQAAAAEPHGLARTSAASHLQPAPKPQHFVKHEEET
- the polr3g gene encoding DNA-directed RNA polymerase III subunit RPC7, yielding MAGKGRGIAAFTFNIEALGLSRGSMPETQRGPTPLFPQIEYKPVPLKAGEDEDYMRALKQEMRGRMKDLPFNIKPHAGKGDVERYKEKYTREIKRIEDDNWTPDWNRLPKELKPQKKIIKKKRDTTKNTKISSKDKVEVLNKLDELEKKGDVKSDEEDEAEGGKKEDEEGGEEEEIEGEYDDEIEEENDYIASYFEDGDDYGGGSDDNMDEATY
- the mblac2 gene encoding metallo-beta-lactamase domain-containing protein 2, which translates into the protein MPATDWYAHKSLENGVFWIQERFYESGNRANIWLIRGSHQDVVIDTGLGLRSLPEYINSKGLLGDDSKRKNPLLAIGTHVHFDHSGGLHQFQQVGVHKAEVDALANGDNFETVTWLSDREIVEDPSPGWRARQYRVKAVTPTHILQEGDVINLGDRQLTVLHMPGHSRGSICLHDKENKMLFSGDVVYDGSMIDWLPYSRISDYIRSCERLVKMVDKEEIDQVMPGHYNTFGSKRLHRLASNYIASAGACHRASTCLVKSLASLALRASNSRSAC